The region GCTTAGAGGTTGGAGCAAAATGTTCTGCTCCATTTGCCTTGAAATCATACTTGGCTCTTTGTCACTGTCAACAGATTTTGGGTGGGTGGAAAACGTCTGTTTTCTAAAACACGAGGCATcacagcagtgtgggatatattGGCTGAATCAGTATGTCATTTCCAATTTGTTATTTTCcgtaagagaaaatgctggaaaatctcagcaggtctggcagcatctgtaaggagagaaagggtcagttagactcgaaacgtcggctcttttctctccttgcccgacctgctgagattttccagcattttctctttcggtttcagattccagcatccgcaataatttgcttttatctattGTTATTTTCCATGTTTTCCTATACAACTCAAAGAAACCATATTTGAACCTGCATATACAGCTAGATACTGCAGTGCCTGTTAAACTGAGTCAAGCTGAATGTGTTATATCCACTATGTTCTCTACCCAAACCCTGgtcattaaaaacaaacaataCTCAGAGAAACCCAGAAGCATGTTGTCAGTCACAATCAAGAAATGGGTCTAAGACTCCCAAAAACTCTCAAAGGGAAAAGGGAAAGCTGCTATAAGGAGGAAACCATGGTGGCCACTTTGCAAACAGCAAGATCCTGCAAACAACATGATAGATAACCAGATATTCTGCTTTTAATTATGTTGCTTCATCAAACAAAATATTGCCCCCAGGACAATGAGGACAAATCTCCcgctgttatagaacatagaaaaatacagcgcagtacaggccctttggccctcgacgttgcgccgatccaagcccacctaacctacactagcccactatcctccatatgcctatccactgctactggcagggcattccatgaactcacgactcgctgagtaaagaacctacccctaacatctgtcctatacctacccccccttaatttaaagctatgggaCTCTTTCCATCGAATCAAGAAGACAGATTGGATATTCTGTCCACAAGATGGCGCCTCCGAAGTGCCCACGCCCtcaaacactgaccctccgacagtgcggcactcccccagtgctgaccctccgacagtgcggcactccctcagcgctgactctccgccagtgcggcactccctcagcactgaccctccgccaGTGCGGCAAATCAAGAAGACAGATTGGATATTCTGTCCACAAGATGGCGCCTCCGAAGTGCCCACGCCCtcaaacactgaccctccgacagtgcggcactcccttagcactgaccctccgccagtgcggcgctcccttagcactgaccctccgacagtacggcgctcccttagcactgaccctccgccaGTACGgcgctcccttagcactgaccctccgccagtgcggcgctcccttagcactgaccctccgacagtgcggcgctcccttagcactgaccctccgccaGTACGgcgctcccttagcactgaccctccgccaGTACGgcgctcccttagcactgaccctccgccaGTACGgcgctcccttagcactgaccctccgccaGTACGgcgctcccttagcactgaccctccgccaGTNNNNNNNNNNNNNNNNNNNNNNNNNNNNNNNNNNNNNNNNNNNNNNNNNNNNNNNNNNNNNNNNNNNNNNNNNNNNNNNNNNNNNNNNNNNNNNNNNNNNNNNNNNNNNNNNNNNNNNNNNNNNNNNNNNNNNNNNNNNNNNNNNNNNNNNNNNNNNNNNNNNNNNNNNNNNNNNNNNNNNNNNNNNNNNNNNNNNNNNNNNNNNNNNNNNNNNNNNNNNNNNNNNNNNNNNNNNNNNNNNNNNNNNNNNNNNNNNNNNNNNNNNNNNNNNNNNNNNNNNNNNNNNNNNNNNNNNNNNNNNNNNNNNNNNNNNNNNNNNNNNNNNNNNNNNNNNNNNNNNNNNNNNNNNNNNNNNNNNNNNNNNNNNNNNNNNNNNNNNNNNNNNNNNNNNNNNNNNNNNNNNNNNNNNNNNNNNNNNNNNNNNNNNNNNNNNNNNNNNNNNNNNNNNNNNNNNNNNNNNNNNNNNNNNNNNNNNNNNNNNNNNNNNNNNNNNNNNNNNNNNNNNNNNNNNNNNNNNNNNNNNNNNNNNNNNNNNNNNNNNNNNNNNNNNNNNNNNNNNNNNNNNNNNNNNNNNNNNNNNNNNNNNNNNNNNNNNNNNNNNNNNNNNNNNNNNNNNNNNNNNNNNNNNNNNNNNNNNNNNNNNNNNNNNNNNNNNNNNNNNNNNNNNNNNNNNNNNNNNNNNNNNNNNNNNNNNNNNNNNNNNNNNNNNNNNNNNNNNNNNNNNNNNNNNNNNNNNNNNNNNNNNNNNNNNNNNNNNNNNNNNNNNNNNNNNNNNNNNNNNNNNNNNNNNNNNNNNNNNNNNNNNNNNNNNNNNNNNNNNNNNNNNNNNNNNNNNNNNNNNNNNNNNNNNNNNNNNNNNNNNNNNNNNacagtgcccactccctcagcgctgaccctcggacagtgcccactccctcagccctgaccctttTGAAATGTGCATTTGCCTTTGGGATAGCCATGATTTTCGCTCTCATCCTGTTAACCCCATTCTGGTGATGTCCATTGGAGCTGAGTATCGTGTGTCTATTTCCCAGCCCTGActgagtcagccatattgctgtgggactggagtcacatgtaatccagaCCAAGGAGATTTCCCTCCCGAAAGGGGCATTAAATGAGGCCGCTGAGTTTTTATGTGAATTGCTGATGGTGACATAGTCACTGAGTTGAGTTTTTACAGAAATtagtccagtttttttttacaaatataaTTGAAGTATTCGCAGGAGCAGTGGATACCTGACCAAGTGAGAGTGTCTCCTTTCCCCCTGGAGGGGTGGGGCTCTGGGGGATCTGGGGGATTAGTCCCGGGGCCTGAAGCAGCTCCTGGAGCCGGGGCCTCACCTTGCAGGTGTACACCAGCTGGTAGTGACTGGCGGCGGCGGCCTGGGCAAGGCCTGTCCCCGGAACCCACAGCCGGCCACCGCCGCCCGGAGAAACGAAGAATCCGCGGCTTGGAGACCACCCGCGTCCCGAGGCCGCCCCCAGCAGCCGGGGGACCGCGGCCGCCGCTCTCCCGAAGCGGCTGAACGCCAGGCCCAGGCTCATGGCGCGCACCTAGGCCGCAGCTCGGTCACCATGGAAACCGCCAACCGTACTTCCGGGTGGATGGCGTCATGCCTGGAGGTTTTGGCGGGTTTCCCACTGGGTTAGTCACGATCCAATGGGCCGAACGGACtctgtgttttgtttcagatttgtggTAGTTTAGGGTAAAGCATCTTGTTGTTGAATGAAGACGGATCGGTTTGATGTACTTGAGCTTCAAGattaaaaataattcagaaaCCTGTGATCATTTCTAATGCACAGATCAGAGAAAATGTGATATTCATCTTGCCCGGTGTGAACTAAAGGCTTGCTGTTGGTGTGGACTGTTGTGCTGAATTTCATATTTtggttttctaatttttttttcagtaacaatttgtactgaagaatctgtagcTAGGTCCTTATACCTGGGATGGAGCCATAAGTATTGACATATAAACTTATCACTGTACTCctttgtgacaataaagctaattctaatggCATTGTCCTAATGTCAGAAAGGAGCAGTGCAGCTAAACCAGGCACCAGGAAAGGAGGGGAGGCACCTGCTGGAGGTGTACGACATTATGCCTCTGACAAGGAGGATGtatgaatccatgaggaaaggtgtCATCACTCTCATCTACAAGCAAAAGTGGGAGAGGAGGGAAATTACAAGTTGGTGCacaatttcactcctgaatgcaGACTACAAAACCCTGTTTAAGGTGATCACCAACCAGGTACGTTCTGTTCTGGGATTGGTGATCCACCCCGactaaacctgtgctgtactgggcagtACCATCTTTGAGAGCCTCGTGCTTCTCAGGGATATGATCACCTATGTGCTGGACAGGGGGGTGGatacctgcctcatcagcctgaaccaggagaaggcctttgacaggatatcatacACCTACATGTGGGACGTActgtccaaaatgggctttgcGGACGGAATCCACAATTGGATCAAACTGCTTTACACCAACATCGGGTGTGAATATGAAAGCTTCTCGATCAGATCCGGAGTCAGGCAGAGCTGCCCTCTCTTCTGCCTTGTTTATATGTTGTTTAGAGATCTTttctgagtccatcaggaaggatgtgagacGAGAAGGAGGACTATTCCAGGCAGCAGAGCCTGCAGGTTAAAGCCTCCCTGTATATGGATGATGTTGCTGTTTTCTGCTCAGAGTCGCTGAGAATGCACATGAGCATCTGTCACCAGTTCACACTGGCCTCGGGAgccaaggtaaatcaaggcaaAAGCGAGGCCATATTCTTTGGGAATTAGGCCGACCGATCCATTATCCTCTTCACTCTCAGGATGGctcacctgaaggtgctgggactATGGTTTGGAGGGGCCTCTGCCTGCttcatatattttattaaacaaattacaaaaacagtttacaacaaacagttacatttacagctgcatacaagagacagcaattttacaagggagaggagcagcaaagccaggccccaaaccctaccattcaaacagttttcaGGGacaggaggacaaacctcaaatcccagtttcgcaaagatataaagagacaacagcaatgacagttgtacattagacagtactgttacatacaaaggtgcagacaatacagacccagcaagccctcTGCCTGCTTCATATGCaaaatcttgggaggagcacATCGCTAAGCTGAGGTAGAACAccgctccctctcccattccaggTAAAAagctggtcatcaggtgtgaggaaCTCTCTGTTGTTGTATGTGGTGTAGAACTGGCCCATTCCCTGCAGTCACCCAATTTGACTTCCACTTCCACTTCATTTGGAGGTTGAAGATGGACCGTGTCTGCAGGGACACTGTTTACAAAACTCAGGCTAAGTGGGGAGCAACGGACCCAACACCGCCTTCATCCTGATGACCACCTTTGTGTGTGCATGGACCCTTGGTACACAAACAcgaagtgtcactatgtactaaggttctacctgtccctggtgttgcaaaGGCCTGTCCTCGGTGCCACAGAACACCCCAAggagttggaccgttccatatcaccgTGCTTCAGggagaaatttacaaagaaaaacacctttgaccacaatccatcaggaagtggtcagcatgtggCATCCCAAGACCTTTCAGGAACGGAGAGGGTCGCATGGTTCAAGTCATTTGGCTGAATGCCTCAttaccagaactttccaacaagcaccaagacatcgcttggctggtggtgagaagggcactgcctggAAGATCCTTCATGCACATCCAGACTCTGTGTGCCCGCGAAGCAGCTGCAGTGGATAGAGACTCTCGCCATCTCCTGCTGGTATGTGCCTTTgcaaatgaaatctggaagaagaTGCAATGgcttttgttgaggttcatcccaaaCAGCTCCGGGATGTAGGACTCTGTGCTGTACAGACTGTTCCATGAGActcacaccgagacaaacattgactgcatctggaggaccatcaacttggtgaaaggcgctctttggtctgcccgaaacctgttggtcttccagggCAAGTAGTTGaacttgactgagtgttgcagacagacgcattctaaggtccaggactatgtgctgagggatagTCTGAAACTTGGAGCAGCTGCCACTAAGGTGTAATGGGGAAAGACCATAACCTAAGTTCTTTCAGCCAAAGTTAAATGGGGGGTttgttcagttatcggaccctcctggtgcctcaaatcTAGGTAAACATAGTTTTGTATAAGAAAtaaatgccttgggtttgtttaTTGAGTAGAGTCAAAGTCTGAtatttcttc is a window of Chiloscyllium plagiosum isolate BGI_BamShark_2017 chromosome 30, ASM401019v2, whole genome shotgun sequence DNA encoding:
- the dnlz gene encoding DNL-type zinc finger protein isoform X1 codes for the protein MSLGLAFSRFGRAAAAVPRLLGAASGRGWSPSRGFFVSPGGGGRLWVPGTGLAQAAAASHYQLVYTCKVRPRLQELLQAPGLIPQIPQSPTPPGGKETLSLGQVCQARSMKRISKLAYHNGVVIVKCPGCSNHHIIADNLGWFSDLDGKKNIEEILAAKGEKVQRVVFDGSLEITTNGINCEEPEGDHSNKALDSGDQPKS